One window of Equus asinus isolate D_3611 breed Donkey chromosome 7, EquAss-T2T_v2, whole genome shotgun sequence genomic DNA carries:
- the LOC123287411 gene encoding disintegrin and metalloproteinase domain-containing protein 20-like, with product MGPSWAQAHKTGDLWLPLLWLFLSPVCCSHARSGWRFTSSEVVIPRKVSHRVSGAEIQGQLSYKIHFRGQRHVVHLKVKKSLLPRHFPVITDDDQGAMQEDYPYVPRDCYYYSYLEGVPGSMGTLDTCYGGLHGMLQVDDFTYEIKPLESSSKFEHVISLLVSEERSEVERCTIEEEDKDHAYEEATLAETPRAAPVYLWWPHRKYLKLHYTVTNSIYVLDRNQTRIVENVVLINNILDTIFNQAHYHVHVRAICIWNESDKVNLYNLPTAWSALDRFGLWKWYGWFPSLPHDSSLILTARKINQVSHYAFQNGICNPNWGVAYAFVGNYHIFLASSIAAHSLCHLFGVNHDTAGCHCFRRASCVMSAEPGLLDMMSNCTYGRMHDRASMWDPCGSVRNNPYTNFPYVAPRCGDKIINMDEECDCGSLKACSDDKCCETHCALSTGSVCSIGPCCLGCRYAQPGKVCRDTLGICDLPEYCNGKTHVCPDDLYIQDGTPCSPLAVCVSGNCTDRDMQCQALFGHQIKDAAAICYEKLNLIGDRFGNCGVRVTRGGGKPVTCEGDDVFCGMLHCSAVGQIPGGGDHTTFRHILADNEKCFGYDAHDGTELPEFGLVVDGATCGPGRYCLNQNCTFYQDIDFDCDIQTCNFKGVCNNRRQCHCMDGWKPPSCEERGPGGSLDSGPPPDKTLRLQTKIIFSLNKGIFLLLIRFILFGIAILGGVCSKLEGTLEKRMEEESVEEG from the coding sequence ATGGGGCCTTCCTGGGCCCAGGCCCACAAGACGGGCGATCTCTGGCTGCCTCTGCTCTGGCTGTTCCTGTCCCCGGTCTGCTGCTCCCATGCCCGATCAGGATGGCGCTTCACTTCCTCTGAAGTTGTGATCCCCAGGAAGGTCTCCCATAGGGTAAGTGGAGCTGAGATACAAGGCCAGCTTTCCTACAAGATTCACTTCAGGGGCCAAAGACATGTGGTTCACCTGAAAGTCAAGAAGAGCTTGCTGCCCAGACATTTTCCTGTTATCACCGATGACGACCAAGGTGCCATGCAGGAGGACTACCCTTATGTCCCCCGGGACTGTTACTACTACAGCTACCTGGAAGGGGTTCCTGGGTCTATGGGCACCCTGGACACCTGCTATGGGGGTCTCCATGGCATGCTGCAGGTGGATGACTTCACTTATGAGATCAAACCACTGGAGTCTTCTTCCAAATTTGAGCATGTGATTTCTCTGCTTGTGTCAGAAGAAAGATCAGAGGTGGAAAGGTGTACGATTGAGGAGGAAGATAAAGATCACGCATATGAAGAGGCAACACTTGCTGAAACTCCTAGAGCAGCCCCTGTGTATTTGTGGTGGCCACATAGGAAATACTTAAAACTTCACTACACGGTTACTAACTCAATATATGTTCTGGATAGAAACCAGACACGTATAGTAGAGAATGTAGTGCTTATAAACAACATATTGGATACCATTTTCAACCAAGCTCATTACCATGTTCACGTACGTGCTATATGCATATGGAATGAATCAGATAAGGTGAACTTATATAATTTGCCAACTGCTTGGTCAGCTTTAGATCGTTTTGGGCTGTGGAAATGGTATGGATGGTTTCCCTCACTTCCTCATGATAGTTCATTGATTCTTACAGCACGGAAAATCAATCAGGTCTCACATTATGCTTTCCAAAATGGAATATGCAACCCCAATTGGGGAGTAGCATACGCATTTGTAGGAAATTATCACATATTTTTAGCTTCATCTATTGCAGCGCATTCACTATGTCATTTATTTGGTGTTAATCATGACACAGCTGGTTGTCATTGTTTTCGGAGAGCCAGCTGTGTCATGTCTGCTGAGCCTGGTCTTCTAGATATGATGAGCAATTGTACATATGGCAGAATGCATGATCGGGCTTCTATGTGGGATCCTTGTGGGAGTGTTCGAAATAACCCATACACAAATTTTCCGTATGTAGCTCCTCGTTGTGGTGACAAGATCATAAATATGGATGAAGAATGTGACTGTGGCTCCCTTAAAGCTTGTAGTGACGATAAATGTTGTGAGACCCATTGTGCCCTCAGCACCGGCAGTGTTTGTAGTATAGGACCTTGTTGCCTTGGCTGTAGGTATGCTCAGCCTGGAAAGGTTTGCAGAGACACGCTTGGTATTTGTGATCTACCAGAATACTGTAACGGGAAAACACATGTTTGTCCAGATGACCTTTATATCCAGGATGGAACCCCATGTTCACCATTAGCTGTTTGTGTGAGTGGAAACTGTACTGACCGTGATATGCAGTGTCAAGCCCTTTTTGGCCACCAAATAAAAGATGCTGCAGCGATATGCTATGAAAAATTGAATCTAATTGGTGACCGATTTGGAAACTGTGGGGTGAGGGTGACACGAGGAGGAGGAAAACCTGTGACATGTGAAGGTGATGACGTTTTTTGTGGGATGCTACACTGTAGTGCAGTTGGCCAGATTCCTGGTGGAGGTGACCATACTACATTTCGTCATATACTAGCAGATAATGAAAAATGCTTTGGATACGATGCACACGATGGGACAGAACTGCCAGAATTTGGGCTTGTAGTGGATGGTGCAACATGTGGGCCAGGAAGATATTGTTTAAATCAGAACTGTACTTTTTATCAAGACATTGATTTTGACTGTGATATCCAGACATGCAATTTCAAAGGGGTGTGCAACAACAGGAGACAATGCCACTGTATGGACGGTTGGAAACCACCATCATGCGAGGAGAGAGGACCAGGTGGTAGCCTAGACAGTGGCCCTCCACCTGACAAAACACTACGTCTTcaaaccaaaataatattttctctcaacAAGGGAATATTTCTACTGCTTATACGTTTCATTCTTTTTGGGATTGCAATTCTTGGTGGTGTCTGTTCAAAATTAGAAGGAACTCTAGAAAagagaatggaggaagaaagTGTTGAAGAAGGCTAA